The stretch of DNA AGCTTTTTCTTTTCATGAAACTAAGAATATTATTTCTGGCGAAGGAGGTATGCTAGTAATAAACGATATGCAGTTTGCTGAACGAGCGGAGATTATTTGGGAAAAAGGAACGAATCGCTCATCCTTTTTTAGAGGTGAAGTAGATAAATACGGCTGGGTAGATGTAGGAAGTTCATTCTTACCATCAGAAATTATAGCAGCCTTTTTATGGGCTCAATTAGAAAATTTAGAAAAGATACAAAAAAGGAGATTAGAAGTTTGGAACGCATATAATGATAGTCTAAAATTATGGGCTGCAGAAAATCAAATTGATATGCCACATATTCCTGATTTTGCTACAAATAATGCACATATGTTTTATATGGTTTGTAATTCAATTGAACAGCGTACTAGATTAATCGATTACATGAAAAAACTTGGTGTTCAATCAGTATTTCACTATGTAAGTTTGCATACTAGTATTTTTTATCGAAATAAACATGATTATAGAATACTGAATGAAACAGACAGATATGCAGACACATTGGTCAGATTGCCATTTTATTATGAGTTGAATGAACAAAAAATTATAGAATTAATTTTAAAATATAAATAATGTCTGAACAAAAAACGTTTACAATTTTTACTGGTACTTATAATTCGGGTAATCACATACAAAAGGTTTTTAAAAGCTTAATTAATCAATCATTTACTGATTATGAATGGATAGTTATAGATGATAATTCGCAAGATGATACACCACAAACATTAAATAAATTCATTAAAGAGCATCCTGAGTTAGATATTACATTCATAAAAAATAATAAAAACCAAGGTGTTGCATTAAATAGAATTAGAGCTCTTGAAATAGCTAAGGGAAAATATTTTACTAGTTGGGATCACGATGATGAACAAAATGAAAATCAACTTAATTTATTTAATCAACTTTTTGAAAATCATAAGGATAAAAAGATTGGATTTATATTCGCTAAGTGCCAAAATCAGTTAGGTCAATTATTAGGTAAGAGATTTCCAAAAGATGTTTTCATTTCAAATTATATTAAAATTCATAATGAGTATTTTATAAATAATATAGAAAAAGGTATTATAACAGAACATCAAGGTTGTATGCCAACCGAGCTTAATAGAAAATTGTTGAGTGAGATAACT from Flavobacterium haoranii encodes:
- the rffA gene encoding dTDP-4-amino-4,6-dideoxygalactose transaminase, which translates into the protein MSGNGKYSQKCQKWFEETYEFNKCLLTTSCTDALEMAAILIDIQPGDEVILPSYTFVSTANAFVLRGAKLVFADSRKDHPGIDEASIEALITPKTKAIVPVHYAGVACDMDIIMDIAQKHGLFVVEDAAQAIDSFYTGRDGVKRALGSIGHLAAFSFHETKNIISGEGGMLVINDMQFAERAEIIWEKGTNRSSFFRGEVDKYGWVDVGSSFLPSEIIAAFLWAQLENLEKIQKRRLEVWNAYNDSLKLWAAENQIDMPHIPDFATNNAHMFYMVCNSIEQRTRLIDYMKKLGVQSVFHYVSLHTSIFYRNKHDYRILNETDRYADTLVRLPFYYELNEQKIIELILKYK
- a CDS encoding glycosyltransferase family 2 protein — translated: MSEQKTFTIFTGTYNSGNHIQKVFKSLINQSFTDYEWIVIDDNSQDDTPQTLNKFIKEHPELDITFIKNNKNQGVALNRIRALEIAKGKYFTSWDHDDEQNENQLNLFNQLFENHKDKKIGFIFAKCQNQLGQLLGKRFPKDVFISNYIKIHNEYFINNIEKGIITEHQGCMPTELNRKLLSEITSNPNKYGKCSTDGGDLWGLCAYLGYDSIFTNFIVRKYFVNFGERVTMSSASRLSITEKNYYSKLLWVNYFNSKLGISEIKWKLRTLFAVSLYGIMSGFNFWKILTDVKKSHYKFLTILFIFPARILSKKYSNN